A window of Cyanobacteriota bacterium genomic DNA:
AACCATGGACACGATGGATTAATTCAAAACGGTAAGGTAATCAATGATGCAACAGTTAAACAACTAGCCGCTATGGCAGTAGTCCAGGCAGAAGCTGGTGCAGATATTGTTGCACCATCAGACATGATGGATGGAAGAGTTGGGGCAATAAGACATGCATTAGATGAGGCTGGCTTTCAAGATACTTTGATCATGTCATATACAGCAAAATATGCATCATGCCTCTATAGTCCTTTTAGAGATGCTTTAGGTTCATTGGGTAGTCAAGATCAAGTCCAGCACCAAGGTCCCCAAGACAAAAAAACCTACCAAATGAATCCAGCCAACTCACTTGAAGCAATCAAAGAACTTGAACTCGATATTATGGAAGGAGCTGATATCGTGATGGTCAAACCTGCTTCTTGGTATCTTGATATAGTCAAAAACTTTAAAGAACAAAGTCATGTACCAGTAGCTGCCTATCAAGTTAGCGGTGAGTATGCAATGATTCACGCTGCAGCTACAGCTGGCTACATAGATTTGGACCAGGCAATGAAAGAGTCATTAACGTCAATCAAACGAGCAGGAGCAGATTTGATTTTGACTTATTTTGCTAAGGATTTTCTAACTAGACAAACTAGACTTAAGACTATCAACCATAGCCATAGTCGCAAAATATGATGTTGAACCAGGACTAAATGCTTTTGCCATATGCTCTAAGCTATAGATATTCAACTTAATCGAGTCATTGAATTTGTGTTTTGCATAGCGAATCGCTTCATTAATCTCTTCTGTAATAATTCGTCTCTTGGCTCTTTCATGAAGTTCATTGAGTTCAAGTTCTTGATAAACTTGTAGTTTTTGCAATTCTTCAAGAAATTCTAATTGTCTATCATTGTGTTTAATTGTTTGGTCAAGTTCTTTCAGTTTCTCTAATATCTCTGGTTTATCATTTTGTTTAGTTAAAAATTGAATCAACTTATTCACATCATTAGCTATTTCCTTCCAAGATTGACCTAATATTTTTTTGATATTTTTTATATCATTACTAATGATTTGATAATCATCTATTGTTGTTGTATCTGGCATAGCTGCAAAATTCTCTATCAATTCCCCTTCCCGAAAATTAGCTAAGTTAAGATTAATTAAATCTAGTAACTCATCAATTTGACTAATTGAATCTAGTCTATATTTAGTATCAAGTTCTTTTTTATTAGCTTCTATATTACGCATACAATACTAGTAATACATTTTTGGATTATCCTTAGGTTATGATGGTTATCAGAGGCATGGGCATGAGCGCTAGCTCATGACAGACAAAAGGGCTACTAC
This region includes:
- the hemB gene encoding porphobilinogen synthase, yielding MQKNRPRRLRLNAMLRDLVEENRVTANDLIYPLFIKEGETTKEAIKSMPGIYRWGLESILTEIQSATELGVKAIALFPVIDQSLKTESAQEAINPNGLTQRAIKTIKTKFPDLLVISDIALDPYTNHGHDGLIQNGKVINDATVKQLAAMAVVQAEAGADIVAPSDMMDGRVGAIRHALDEAGFQDTLIMSYTAKYASCLYSPFRDALGSLGSQDQVQHQGPQDKKTYQMNPANSLEAIKELELDIMEGADIVMVKPASWYLDIVKNFKEQSHVPVAAYQVSGEYAMIHAAATAGYIDLDQAMKESLTSIKRAGADLILTYFAKDFLTRQTRLKTINHSHSRKI